In Desulfovibrio inopinatus DSM 10711, the following are encoded in one genomic region:
- a CDS encoding PTS fructose-like transporter subunit IIB, protein MKNIVAVTACPTGVAHTIMAAEALKKVGESMGHHVVVETQGSEGIKNELSANDIANAHVVIIASDIHVDPSRFVGKPLYAVTTSEAIRKTQAVIDAALAEAAEVEEEPELAVQAPASDQAPVLPSSGSKFIVGVTSCPTGIAHTFMAAEALRKAAEAMGHEVKIETQGSVGAKNVLTPEEIARADAVVIAADAYVDKTRFEGKALYDTSTKAALHDGKKVIEEALAAKPQINKDLGTKVAEAKKERSESRTGPYRHLMTGVSYMLPVVVAGGLLIALAFAFGGIYAGDQQGTLGWALMQIGGATAFSLFVPVLAGFIAYSIAQRPGIAPGLVGGMLASTVGAGFLGGIVAGFLAGYLTKFLNDIIKLPRDLQGLKPVLILPFLSTLVVGLLMIYVIGPPVKIALTALTEWLQGMQNTSAVVLGLILGGMMAFDMGGPVNKAAYTFSVGLLASKIYGPMAAVMAAGMTPPLALGLAATFFKNRFTEEENEASKAALVLGLSFITEGAIPFAARDPFRVIPCIMIGSAVTGALSMVSNVSLMVPHGGVFVLLIPNAVTHLLAYTSAILVGTLISVAALFIVKRPLTQS, encoded by the coding sequence ATGAAAAATATCGTCGCCGTTACCGCATGTCCTACAGGGGTGGCGCACACCATCATGGCTGCCGAAGCACTGAAGAAGGTCGGTGAGAGTATGGGGCATCATGTCGTTGTGGAAACGCAGGGCTCCGAAGGAATCAAAAATGAGCTTTCTGCCAACGATATTGCGAACGCCCATGTTGTTATTATAGCGTCAGATATCCACGTGGATCCGAGTCGCTTTGTCGGAAAACCACTCTATGCGGTCACCACAAGCGAAGCCATTCGCAAAACACAAGCCGTTATCGATGCGGCATTGGCAGAAGCCGCCGAGGTAGAAGAGGAACCCGAACTTGCTGTTCAAGCTCCTGCATCCGATCAGGCGCCGGTTTTACCGTCTTCGGGAAGCAAGTTCATTGTCGGGGTCACCTCTTGCCCCACCGGCATTGCTCATACCTTCATGGCTGCCGAAGCATTGCGTAAAGCCGCCGAAGCCATGGGACATGAAGTCAAGATTGAAACCCAGGGATCCGTCGGCGCCAAAAACGTTCTGACTCCGGAAGAAATCGCCCGAGCGGATGCTGTGGTTATTGCTGCAGACGCGTACGTCGATAAAACGCGATTCGAGGGAAAAGCCTTATACGACACCTCGACCAAAGCGGCATTGCATGATGGCAAAAAAGTTATCGAAGAAGCCTTGGCGGCCAAACCGCAAATAAACAAGGACCTTGGAACCAAAGTTGCTGAAGCCAAAAAAGAACGTTCGGAGTCACGAACCGGCCCCTATCGCCACCTTATGACCGGGGTCTCCTACATGTTACCGGTCGTCGTGGCCGGGGGGTTACTCATCGCTCTGGCTTTTGCTTTCGGTGGTATTTATGCCGGCGACCAGCAAGGCACCTTGGGCTGGGCGTTGATGCAAATCGGTGGAGCAACGGCTTTCTCATTGTTTGTCCCAGTCTTAGCAGGGTTTATTGCTTACTCCATTGCGCAGCGTCCCGGGATTGCCCCCGGTCTCGTTGGCGGTATGCTGGCCAGCACTGTCGGAGCCGGGTTTCTTGGAGGGATCGTTGCCGGTTTCCTGGCGGGGTATCTGACCAAGTTTCTTAACGATATCATCAAACTGCCTCGTGACTTGCAGGGTCTCAAACCTGTTCTTATTCTGCCGTTCCTGTCGACCCTGGTGGTTGGCTTACTCATGATCTATGTCATCGGTCCCCCGGTTAAAATCGCCCTGACGGCACTGACCGAATGGTTGCAGGGCATGCAAAACACGAGTGCCGTTGTCCTCGGTCTGATTCTGGGTGGCATGATGGCCTTTGATATGGGTGGCCCAGTCAACAAAGCTGCCTATACGTTCAGCGTCGGACTGCTCGCCAGCAAGATTTATGGTCCCATGGCAGCGGTTATGGCCGCCGGAATGACTCCTCCCCTGGCGTTGGGTCTTGCAGCGACATTCTTCAAGAATCGTTTTACGGAAGAAGAAAACGAAGCGAGTAAGGCAGCACTTGTCCTTGGGCTGTCGTTTATCACGGAAGGTGCCATTCCATTTGCCGCCCGCGATCCGTTCCGAGTTATTCCCTGCATCATGATCGGCTCGGCCGTGACCGGAGCATTATCCATGGTTTCAAATGTCTCTCTCATGGTTCCGCATGGCGGGGTATTTGTCCTTCTTATCCCCAATGCCGTGACACATCTTCTTGCCTATACGTCGGCAATCCTTGTTGGGACGCTAATTTCTGTGGCAGCATTGTTTATCGTCAAACGGCCGCTGACACAAAGTTAA
- the pfkB gene encoding 1-phosphofructokinase — translation MPKTHSIVTITMNPALDLACTVENFSIGAVNRVSRAQTDAGGKGVNIAKLLRQFHVPVVATGFLGDVNPHLFELLFREQNITDAFVRVPGETRTDIKVLDPTTQTTTDINFPGLNPTQNHIDRLFKMVETLAQNASTVAIAGSIPAGLSPHIVAELVSMLRTCGVRTVVDTSGPAFLHAVKAIPSLIKPNAFELSEYLGRPVNTPLEIVTEARGLVATGIETVVVSLGEDGALFINEQEALWAKPPRVDVVSTVGAGDAMVSGLCAGIALGKSLAESARLATSLSAAVVTQPGPSLSNLDLAASFESQVTVQSLDF, via the coding sequence ATGCCGAAAACGCATTCCATTGTAACAATTACCATGAACCCAGCGCTTGATCTGGCATGTACCGTCGAGAATTTCTCGATCGGCGCGGTCAATCGAGTAAGCCGGGCACAAACCGATGCAGGAGGCAAAGGCGTCAACATTGCCAAGCTCCTGCGTCAGTTTCATGTACCCGTGGTCGCGACCGGTTTCTTAGGGGACGTCAATCCGCACCTTTTCGAACTGCTTTTTCGCGAACAGAACATCACCGATGCTTTTGTGCGCGTCCCCGGCGAAACTCGTACGGATATCAAAGTTCTTGATCCCACGACGCAGACCACAACAGATATTAATTTTCCAGGACTCAATCCGACACAGAACCATATCGACCGACTTTTCAAGATGGTCGAAACCCTCGCGCAAAACGCCTCCACGGTTGCGATTGCCGGGAGTATCCCCGCGGGGCTGTCCCCACACATCGTGGCTGAACTTGTCTCTATGCTCCGCACGTGCGGTGTCCGAACCGTTGTGGATACGAGTGGGCCAGCATTTCTCCACGCCGTTAAGGCCATCCCCTCGCTCATCAAACCCAATGCATTCGAATTGAGCGAATATCTGGGGCGACCGGTCAACACACCGCTGGAAATCGTTACGGAGGCTCGCGGACTCGTTGCGACGGGAATTGAAACCGTTGTTGTCTCTCTTGGCGAAGATGGCGCTCTGTTCATCAATGAACAGGAAGCACTGTGGGCCAAACCGCCGCGTGTTGACGTCGTCAGCACGGTCGGTGCGGGGGATGCCATGGTTTCCGGACTGTGCGCCGGCATAGCACTTGGCAAATCCCTTGCGGAGAGTGCCCGGCTGGCCACGTCACTTTCCGCCGCCGTGGTTACACAACCCGGCCCAAGTTTGTCGAATCTCGATCTTGCGGCGTCATTTGAATCTCAAGTGACCGTTCAATCGCTCGACTTTTAA
- the ptsP gene encoding phosphoenolpyruvate--protein phosphotransferase, which produces MIEFDERTIILGAQVAGKHDAIERVAKTLADLGYIDPEYVSSMLARESVANTYLGNGIAIPHGLPEGRNLIKKTGVAVLQVPDGVTWNPGETVYLVVGIAAKSDEHIPILTRLTHVLDDPDTTERLAVTKDPADIVQALREGETTKKKPAPTMDLTGFDDSVDVVITGAHGLHARPATFFVDVAKNYDAEIFVEFDGRTANGKSLASLLKLGVTAGKTIRLHAKGPEARAVLAELKIAVDAGLGDEDEDKSATVARPAHCWTPLEVKQTIPGISASPGLGIGPVKQFTHSRIVVEANAKDPKHERTALHEAIAAAKLNLHNLYEEVRARAGVQRAAIFRAHEAFLEDPELLSEAEESIERGKSAGFAWRQTIESRVRILEQHDDPILAGRAMDLQDVGRRVLRHLAGVVQDEFVAPNTPVILVAEDLTPSDTATLDPSRILGFCTAAGGPTSHSAIIARSLSIPAIVGAGPAVLKIEDGTSGILDGDAGMLYIEPSQNDLETAAQAQKKLDDVRDEEHAARFQPALTIDGERVEVVANIGKANEAEQAVNAGAEGVGLMRTEFLFLGRETPPDEEEQFQSYSAMVEALNGLPIIIRTLDIGGDKAVPYLDLPHEDNPFLGERGIRLCLNRPELFLSQLRAIYRASKKGPVRIMFPMITTLEDLSAAKRLAEKARIEVGAEPVDIGIMVEVPSVAVMASEFAREVDFFSVGTNDLTQYVMAMDRLHPSLAAQADSLYPAILRLIRQVVDAANEAGIWVGVCGGLAGEPLGAVILAGLGVHELSMVVPSVAAVKAKLRSIRMADARELAQKALACRNVKQVRALHLP; this is translated from the coding sequence ATGATCGAATTCGACGAACGCACCATCATCCTGGGCGCGCAAGTGGCAGGGAAACACGACGCCATCGAGCGCGTTGCCAAAACACTGGCGGACCTTGGATACATTGACCCCGAGTATGTCAGCAGCATGCTCGCCCGAGAATCCGTCGCAAATACCTACCTTGGCAATGGCATCGCCATTCCGCATGGCTTGCCCGAAGGCCGTAATCTCATCAAAAAAACCGGTGTCGCAGTATTGCAAGTTCCGGACGGGGTCACCTGGAATCCGGGAGAAACTGTGTATCTTGTCGTCGGCATCGCCGCCAAATCAGATGAACATATTCCTATCCTGACCCGTCTCACACATGTTCTCGACGATCCTGACACCACAGAACGTCTGGCGGTAACCAAAGACCCTGCGGACATTGTTCAAGCTCTGCGCGAAGGCGAAACAACCAAGAAAAAGCCGGCTCCGACCATGGACCTCACCGGGTTTGACGACTCGGTCGATGTGGTCATCACGGGCGCCCATGGATTGCATGCCCGCCCGGCAACGTTTTTCGTCGACGTTGCCAAGAATTATGATGCAGAAATTTTTGTGGAATTTGATGGACGAACTGCCAACGGGAAAAGTTTGGCGTCTCTTCTCAAACTTGGCGTCACTGCCGGCAAGACCATCCGCCTCCATGCCAAAGGTCCCGAGGCGAGAGCAGTTCTGGCGGAGTTGAAAATTGCGGTGGATGCCGGTCTGGGCGACGAAGACGAAGACAAATCCGCAACGGTGGCACGGCCAGCCCATTGCTGGACTCCTTTAGAGGTAAAACAAACCATACCAGGAATCAGCGCTTCTCCTGGACTGGGTATTGGTCCAGTCAAACAATTTACCCATAGCCGCATTGTTGTCGAAGCCAATGCCAAAGATCCAAAACATGAACGGACGGCGCTTCACGAAGCCATTGCCGCCGCCAAACTCAATTTGCACAACCTCTATGAAGAAGTTCGGGCTCGCGCCGGCGTGCAACGCGCTGCTATCTTTCGTGCCCACGAAGCGTTTTTGGAAGACCCGGAACTCCTCAGCGAGGCCGAGGAATCCATTGAGCGAGGGAAGAGTGCCGGTTTTGCCTGGCGCCAAACCATTGAATCTCGTGTTCGTATTCTTGAACAACATGACGATCCAATTCTAGCCGGTCGCGCGATGGATCTCCAAGATGTCGGCCGACGTGTACTCCGCCATCTTGCCGGGGTTGTTCAGGACGAGTTCGTTGCTCCGAACACACCAGTCATTCTGGTCGCCGAAGACCTCACTCCGTCGGATACGGCGACGCTTGATCCTTCTCGTATTCTTGGCTTCTGCACAGCAGCCGGAGGCCCCACGTCGCATTCAGCCATCATTGCTCGATCACTCAGCATCCCGGCCATTGTCGGTGCCGGGCCGGCTGTACTCAAAATCGAAGACGGTACCAGTGGCATCCTCGATGGCGACGCCGGTATGCTGTATATTGAACCGAGTCAGAATGACCTTGAAACCGCTGCTCAGGCGCAAAAGAAACTTGATGATGTCCGCGACGAAGAACACGCTGCTCGTTTCCAGCCTGCGTTAACCATTGATGGAGAACGCGTGGAAGTGGTCGCCAATATTGGCAAGGCCAACGAAGCCGAACAGGCCGTCAATGCTGGCGCCGAGGGTGTCGGTCTCATGCGAACGGAATTCCTTTTTCTGGGTCGAGAAACTCCACCCGACGAGGAAGAGCAATTTCAAAGTTACAGCGCCATGGTTGAGGCGCTCAACGGATTGCCCATCATTATCCGCACCTTGGATATTGGTGGAGACAAAGCCGTTCCCTATCTCGATTTGCCTCATGAGGATAATCCGTTCTTGGGAGAACGGGGTATTCGCTTGTGCTTAAATCGCCCTGAACTGTTCCTTTCTCAGCTTCGTGCCATTTACCGTGCTTCGAAAAAAGGTCCCGTGCGCATCATGTTCCCTATGATCACGACTCTCGAAGACCTGTCTGCTGCAAAACGACTTGCTGAAAAAGCCCGCATCGAAGTCGGTGCCGAGCCTGTCGATATCGGCATCATGGTCGAAGTCCCGTCAGTGGCGGTCATGGCCTCCGAATTTGCGCGAGAAGTCGACTTCTTCTCGGTGGGTACCAACGATTTGACCCAATACGTCATGGCCATGGACCGATTGCATCCGTCTCTGGCTGCACAGGCCGACAGTCTGTACCCAGCCATTTTACGCCTGATACGTCAAGTGGTGGACGCGGCCAACGAGGCCGGCATCTGGGTCGGCGTGTGTGGTGGACTCGCGGGAGAACCGCTTGGTGCCGTCATTCTCGCCGGGCTCGGCGTGCATGAGTTGAGCATGGTTGTCCCAAGCGTTGCCGCCGTCAAAGCGAAACTCCGGTCTATCCGTATGGCCGATGCGCGAGAATTAGCGCAAAAGGCTCTCGCTTGTCGTAATGTCAAACAGGTCCGTGCGCTTCATCTGCCCTAA
- a CDS encoding B12-binding domain-containing radical SAM protein (Presence of a B(12) (cobalamin)-binding domain implies dependence on cobalamin itself, in one of its several forms, or in some unusual lineages, dependence on a cobalamin-like analog.): MRIIFIQPPPWKLAQPGQPPYTGPLGQPQTGADVVTDPFYQVIPFGLLSLAAQSMAKAHHVSVVNLSAFAWDDVVTFLDNSPADIFAITAITSNRRGLSAVADYAKTRWPSSLVVAGGPHVSALPLETLSHIPAIDCVVIGEGERTFEELIHRYEAGRSLYGLAGAAVRHNGAPVLGPKRARIRDLDSLVSPLRYFDTPVILSSRGCPGHCTFCGSKALWGNTVRFNSPGYTLDMIETAVRRHGRRVLAIKDDTFTVNKARAMAVCQGILERKLNLLWSCDARVDNVDEELLIALRKSGCASLSFGVESASPTILQNIGKRINTERILHVTRLAQKYGFHVHYYMMMGNQGETLETFRQSVEFVQTAKPDTAFYCNLCIYPGTPEYERLRTAGLSPEIFFSGDFAELNVYLGNSADKAQVYDLYHEHCGASHVAAPTLEQRVEVAHALPNLHAAHLDLATSCMQAHDAHAARVHAKQALEMGHPLPHLCYNVLAAAMAALHKYNAARGYLLRAKRYTDHPIIEKNLHRLNAQHNDLDPVIPVDVGFGNTQPIMPGSLSIVRYDQYGKPQTVTLGPKPSPVMGHLETITPTISGWAVNTDDPTPLVVEIDIDGSTWSIVADLQRPDVKAVVGGSGRCGFVFMPPASSLRNCPQKVGLFIPDHPGASITGTPRKALLAGIIGYLDELTENSLSGWAIQRPETNAPMTIRALLDGVPAGQTVTDVPRNDVNQLHGTNGNPGFILPLTNTITETHHLTVLAGPDRTVIFEGDVERRPSGSILIH, translated from the coding sequence ATGCGGATTATCTTTATTCAGCCTCCTCCATGGAAACTTGCTCAACCTGGACAGCCGCCGTATACAGGACCACTCGGTCAACCACAAACCGGTGCCGATGTTGTCACCGATCCGTTTTACCAAGTTATCCCATTCGGGCTTCTCAGCTTGGCTGCTCAGAGCATGGCCAAGGCGCACCATGTATCCGTGGTCAATTTATCAGCGTTCGCCTGGGATGATGTCGTCACATTCCTCGACAACTCTCCTGCCGATATCTTTGCCATCACAGCCATCACATCGAACCGACGCGGTCTTAGTGCCGTTGCCGACTATGCCAAGACCCGCTGGCCGTCTTCACTTGTGGTTGCCGGGGGGCCCCATGTCTCCGCGCTCCCATTGGAAACGCTGTCCCATATTCCAGCTATCGACTGCGTCGTTATTGGTGAAGGTGAACGCACATTTGAGGAACTCATCCATCGTTATGAAGCCGGTCGCTCTCTGTATGGTCTCGCAGGTGCCGCCGTACGTCACAATGGCGCTCCAGTTCTTGGCCCAAAGCGCGCACGCATCCGGGATCTCGATAGTCTTGTTTCACCGCTCCGTTACTTTGACACCCCGGTTATTCTGTCGTCTCGAGGCTGTCCCGGCCACTGTACATTCTGCGGGAGCAAGGCACTGTGGGGAAATACGGTCCGCTTCAATAGTCCGGGCTACACCCTCGACATGATCGAAACCGCCGTCCGTCGGCATGGTCGACGCGTCTTGGCCATCAAAGACGATACGTTCACCGTCAACAAAGCGCGAGCCATGGCGGTTTGCCAAGGCATTCTGGAACGCAAGCTCAACCTTCTCTGGAGTTGTGACGCGCGCGTTGACAATGTGGACGAAGAACTGCTCATAGCCTTACGCAAGAGCGGTTGCGCCAGTTTGAGCTTCGGTGTCGAGTCGGCCAGCCCCACTATCCTTCAAAACATTGGTAAGCGCATCAACACCGAACGCATTCTCCATGTCACACGGTTGGCTCAAAAATACGGCTTCCATGTGCATTATTATATGATGATGGGAAACCAAGGAGAAACACTCGAAACATTTCGGCAGAGCGTTGAATTTGTTCAAACCGCCAAACCTGACACCGCATTCTATTGCAATCTCTGCATTTATCCTGGAACTCCGGAATATGAACGGCTTCGTACTGCTGGATTATCTCCGGAAATCTTCTTTTCCGGCGATTTTGCAGAACTGAATGTCTATCTCGGCAACTCAGCGGATAAAGCTCAGGTATATGACCTTTATCACGAGCACTGCGGCGCAAGTCATGTTGCCGCCCCCACACTGGAACAGCGTGTCGAAGTCGCACACGCGTTGCCGAATCTTCATGCCGCCCATCTCGACTTGGCCACTTCCTGCATGCAAGCACACGATGCTCACGCAGCCCGAGTGCACGCCAAGCAAGCGCTGGAGATGGGGCATCCTTTGCCTCATCTCTGTTACAATGTGCTCGCCGCTGCCATGGCAGCACTTCATAAATACAATGCAGCTCGCGGATACTTGTTGCGTGCCAAACGATATACCGACCACCCGATCATTGAAAAAAATCTGCATCGCCTCAACGCGCAACACAACGATCTTGATCCAGTTATTCCAGTAGACGTCGGTTTTGGAAACACACAACCGATAATGCCCGGCTCCCTCTCCATTGTCCGCTATGATCAGTATGGCAAGCCCCAGACTGTCACACTCGGCCCCAAGCCTTCTCCCGTTATGGGACATCTCGAAACAATTACCCCGACCATCTCAGGTTGGGCTGTCAACACAGACGACCCCACCCCCCTTGTTGTCGAAATCGACATTGACGGCTCCACCTGGAGCATCGTCGCCGACCTACAACGCCCCGATGTCAAAGCCGTCGTGGGAGGAAGCGGCCGGTGTGGGTTTGTCTTCATGCCACCGGCTTCATCGCTACGCAATTGTCCCCAAAAAGTTGGGCTCTTCATCCCAGATCATCCCGGCGCATCCATCACAGGCACACCTCGAAAAGCCCTTTTGGCTGGCATCATAGGATATCTCGACGAACTGACTGAGAATTCGCTTTCCGGCTGGGCTATACAGCGACCAGAAACCAATGCCCCCATGACCATCAGGGCCTTACTCGACGGCGTTCCTGCCGGGCAAACCGTGACGGACGTTCCTCGAAACGATGTCAATCAATTGCATGGAACAAACGGTAATCCAGGGTTTATACTCCCTTTGACCAACACCATAACCGAGACACATCACCTCACCGTATTGGCCGGTCCCGATCGTACTGTGATTTTTGAGGGAGATGTAGAAAGACGTCCATCCGGAAGTATTCTCATACATTAA
- a CDS encoding sigma-54-dependent transcriptional regulator, whose protein sequence is MRGRILIYDDDPVCLERLIDVLGQFGHEVHKEFEQTALLDRLNKEEFDLVIINTREPEVDEVATMERVKDVRPDVEVIIVTGDPSVREAVDAMQKGAFSYLSKPFKAEEMGALAQKAMEKRMLTIELRELREILGRREGPKLVGRSPAIVRLRKNMEKVARLDCTVLILGETGTGKELVARMIHQMSPRADRKFVAVNCGALSEELLSNELFGHEKEAFTGALHTKKGLFEAAHGGTLMLDEIGETPSAMQVQLLRVLQERRITRVGGTEEILVDVRVIAATNRELIEEVRSGHFREDLYYRLNVFVLRIPPLRERLDDIPLFVRFFLDKYGAEFNKPVERVSDEVMNLLLSHSFPGNVRELENILERAVILSDGPVIVRDNLPAALRNKSTVLPLPGADNLPSLAAMEESYIHQVLDAVDGNKTEAARILGINRASLWRKLKRQGH, encoded by the coding sequence ATGCGCGGACGAATACTCATTTACGACGACGATCCCGTTTGTCTTGAACGATTGATCGATGTCCTTGGTCAGTTTGGGCATGAGGTCCACAAGGAATTTGAACAAACTGCCTTGCTCGATCGACTCAACAAAGAGGAATTTGATCTCGTCATTATCAATACGCGCGAACCGGAAGTTGACGAAGTCGCCACTATGGAGCGAGTGAAAGATGTTCGTCCCGATGTGGAAGTCATCATCGTCACCGGAGACCCTTCGGTGCGTGAAGCCGTCGATGCCATGCAAAAGGGAGCGTTTTCGTACCTCTCCAAGCCATTCAAGGCAGAGGAAATGGGGGCGCTTGCTCAAAAAGCGATGGAAAAGCGTATGCTGACCATTGAACTCCGCGAATTACGTGAGATTCTCGGGCGACGCGAAGGACCGAAACTCGTTGGGCGCAGTCCGGCCATTGTACGATTACGGAAAAATATGGAGAAGGTCGCCCGGCTCGACTGTACCGTGCTTATTCTTGGTGAGACCGGGACAGGCAAGGAACTTGTTGCACGCATGATTCATCAAATGAGTCCACGTGCCGATAGAAAATTCGTTGCAGTCAACTGCGGAGCATTATCGGAAGAATTGCTTTCCAATGAGCTTTTCGGTCATGAAAAAGAAGCATTCACCGGAGCGCTGCACACCAAGAAAGGGTTGTTCGAAGCTGCGCACGGTGGCACGCTCATGCTGGACGAGATTGGTGAAACACCATCGGCCATGCAAGTCCAGTTGTTACGCGTGCTTCAGGAACGACGCATTACACGCGTGGGGGGAACGGAGGAAATTCTTGTCGATGTCCGGGTGATTGCGGCCACAAACCGTGAACTCATTGAGGAAGTTCGCTCGGGGCATTTTCGTGAGGATTTATATTATCGCCTGAATGTTTTTGTCTTACGCATCCCGCCGCTTCGTGAGCGTCTTGATGATATTCCATTGTTTGTTCGCTTTTTTCTCGACAAGTATGGAGCCGAGTTCAATAAACCCGTGGAACGGGTATCGGATGAGGTCATGAACTTACTCCTCTCGCATTCTTTCCCCGGAAATGTTCGTGAACTGGAAAATATTCTGGAACGAGCCGTTATTCTCAGTGATGGCCCGGTGATCGTGCGTGACAACCTGCCTGCTGCATTACGCAATAAATCGACCGTTCTTCCATTACCCGGGGCCGACAACCTGCCAAGTCTGGCCGCCATGGAAGAGAGTTATATTCATCAAGTCCTTGATGCCGTAGACGGAAACAAGACCGAAGCGGCACGTATCCTCGGTATCAACCGTGCATCGCTGTGGCGCAAATTGAAGCGCCAGGGGCATTGA
- a CDS encoding AAA family ATPase translates to MSIISISRDSKTHGEIVAKRVAEQLGFESVGRDIIFEAAQQSDIPEARIEKALSESPKGLRRLFGNWRRHLAFFRAAFFEHMEKGCIVYHGLAGQVFLQDVPGALKIRIVADIDDRVREEAAAHGLSTETAKRRIELVDRARREWTRNIYGVDNSDPHLYDLIINVSSVGIDKAVETIVDMAGRKAFEETGETMAALKDKALSARTEAELLQSFDEVKATCHDGKCVVSITAPLLQEEVVAAKARKIAMRVKGVREVSAGVDTARFAA, encoded by the coding sequence ATGTCGATTATCAGTATTTCTCGTGATTCGAAGACCCATGGTGAAATCGTTGCCAAGCGCGTGGCCGAACAGCTCGGTTTTGAAAGTGTTGGGCGTGACATCATTTTTGAAGCGGCTCAGCAGTCCGACATACCGGAAGCGCGTATTGAAAAGGCGTTGTCCGAGTCGCCGAAAGGTCTTCGTCGTTTGTTCGGGAATTGGCGTCGCCACTTGGCCTTCTTTCGCGCTGCGTTTTTTGAGCATATGGAAAAAGGATGCATCGTCTATCACGGTTTGGCCGGGCAAGTCTTCCTGCAAGACGTTCCGGGAGCGCTGAAAATTCGCATCGTTGCCGACATCGATGACCGTGTCCGTGAAGAAGCCGCTGCCCATGGTCTGAGTACCGAAACCGCGAAGCGTCGCATTGAGCTTGTTGACCGCGCACGTCGTGAATGGACGCGTAACATTTACGGGGTAGATAACTCCGATCCGCATTTGTACGATCTGATTATCAATGTCAGTTCGGTGGGTATTGATAAGGCCGTGGAAACCATTGTCGATATGGCGGGCCGGAAGGCTTTTGAAGAGACCGGTGAAACTATGGCTGCGCTGAAGGACAAAGCGCTTTCGGCAAGAACCGAAGCGGAGTTGCTGCAATCGTTTGACGAAGTCAAAGCGACCTGCCATGACGGAAAGTGTGTGGTGAGCATCACTGCACCGCTGCTCCAGGAAGAAGTTGTTGCTGCCAAGGCAAGAAAGATTGCGATGCGCGTCAAGGGGGTTCGCGAAGTCAGCGCTGGGGTCGATACTGCTCGTTTTGCCGCATAA
- a CDS encoding CBU_0592 family membrane protein produces the protein MNTISWYDVVGVAGSITIVATYLLLQTGRMSSKTWPYSALNLVGAAAILLSLVHHFNLAACVIEGFWLLISIYGLQKSLRLKTPATAQAPTDSA, from the coding sequence ATGAATACAATCTCATGGTATGACGTGGTTGGAGTTGCAGGCTCCATCACCATCGTGGCGACCTACCTGCTGCTGCAAACTGGACGCATGTCGAGCAAAACCTGGCCATATTCAGCACTCAATCTTGTTGGAGCGGCCGCGATTCTCCTCTCACTTGTCCATCACTTCAACTTGGCCGCATGTGTCATTGAAGGATTTTGGCTTCTCATCAGCATCTATGGTTTACAAAAAAGTTTACGTTTAAAAACACCCGCCACTGCTCAAGCTCCGACCGATTCGGCTTGA